The following are from one region of the Candidatus Binataceae bacterium genome:
- a CDS encoding glutamine synthetase family protein — translation MQREPIVFAGTSDLSAHFRGKSFPAADLPSRLQNGIGLAPANIFLSAFGPIQVNPFGSRGEVVLMPDPDTRTLVTFEGGPAEHFFLADIRTLEGAPWDFCPRHVLRRALERLHSETGLRMLASFEQEFTYSAVAANPPQPYELDAYRRQGLFGETLLGAMREAGLTPDAFLSEYGPQQYEVTAAPALGLRAADDAVIVRELAHAVAFRLGQRVSFAPIHDPDGVGNGTHIHFSFLDREGQPVLYDEQREWQLSALGSHFVAGILHYLPAMCGITAASVASYYRLRPNRWAPVKPDAGPLDRGAAVRIAPVFSSDPEKRGRQFNFEFRVADATANPYLALAIVIQAGLDGIRHQRRIEATDERSLPTSLTEALTLLEASDAVGEWLGADLRSGYVLFKRAEIEGLRELDESEICRRYAEVY, via the coding sequence ATGCAACGTGAGCCGATCGTCTTTGCGGGCACCAGCGATCTATCCGCACACTTTCGCGGCAAGAGTTTTCCGGCCGCCGATTTACCATCGAGACTTCAGAACGGAATCGGCCTCGCGCCCGCTAATATATTTCTGTCGGCGTTCGGGCCGATCCAGGTGAATCCATTCGGTAGCCGAGGCGAAGTCGTCTTGATGCCCGATCCTGACACTCGCACGTTAGTAACTTTCGAGGGCGGCCCGGCCGAGCACTTCTTCCTCGCTGATATTAGGACCCTCGAAGGTGCTCCCTGGGATTTTTGTCCGCGCCATGTGCTGCGACGCGCGCTGGAGCGATTGCACAGTGAAACTGGATTGCGAATGCTCGCCAGCTTCGAGCAGGAATTTACCTACAGCGCCGTCGCCGCGAATCCGCCGCAGCCGTATGAGCTCGACGCCTATCGCCGCCAGGGACTTTTCGGCGAGACGCTGCTCGGCGCGATGCGCGAGGCTGGGCTCACTCCCGACGCTTTCCTGTCCGAATACGGTCCGCAGCAGTACGAGGTCACCGCTGCGCCGGCTCTCGGACTGCGCGCGGCAGACGATGCGGTGATCGTGCGCGAACTCGCACACGCGGTCGCCTTCCGCCTCGGTCAGCGAGTCAGCTTCGCTCCCATCCACGATCCGGATGGCGTCGGAAACGGGACCCATATTCACTTCAGCTTCCTGGACCGCGAGGGCCAACCAGTTCTGTACGATGAACAACGGGAGTGGCAACTCTCGGCACTGGGCAGCCACTTCGTCGCGGGAATTCTGCATTATCTTCCGGCGATGTGCGGGATAACCGCGGCCTCCGTAGCGTCGTACTATCGGCTGCGCCCGAATCGCTGGGCCCCTGTGAAGCCGGATGCTGGCCCTCTGGATCGCGGCGCGGCGGTGCGCATTGCGCCAGTGTTCAGTAGCGATCCGGAAAAACGCGGCCGCCAATTCAACTTTGAATTTCGTGTCGCCGACGCCACCGCAAATCCCTACCTGGCGCTCGCGATAGTCATTCAAGCCGGCCTCGACGGCATCCGACATCAACGCCGCATCGAGGCAACTGACGAACGTTCGCTGCCCACCTCGTTGACAGAAGCGCTGACATTGCTGGAGGCGAGTGATGCCGTCGGCGAATGGCTTGGCGCCGATCTGCGCTCGGGCTATGTGCTCTTCAAGCGGGCGGAGATCGAAGGACTGCGCGAGCTTGATGAAAGTGAGATTTGCCGCCGCTATGCAGAAGTCTACTGA
- a CDS encoding N-formylglutamate amidohydrolase has product MQKSTEQRTGATGSESNYFGRVIAADEPPPFFVERPEGRSKFVIVVDHASTGIPRALGNLGLTPAQLQQHIAWDIGAVALARDVSETLDAPLVAQNYSRLVIDCNRDPKEASSIPRVSELTEIPGNLGLTDKERLARRNEIFAPYHDRIRALLDTRAATGRPTILVAQHSMTNIFKGVPREMHAAVLYNRDRRFAGLVLDLLRGETDLIIGDNQPYFVSDETDYTIPHHGEGRGLPHVEIEIRQDLLLDKTGQHEWAARIARVLQAAERAFYGAIK; this is encoded by the coding sequence ATGCAGAAGTCTACTGAGCAGCGCACTGGCGCTACTGGTTCGGAGAGCAATTACTTCGGCAGGGTTATCGCCGCGGACGAGCCGCCACCGTTTTTCGTGGAACGGCCTGAGGGGCGATCGAAGTTTGTCATTGTGGTTGATCACGCCAGCACCGGGATTCCCCGCGCACTCGGCAACCTCGGCCTGACGCCGGCGCAATTACAGCAACATATCGCATGGGATATCGGCGCGGTGGCCCTGGCGCGCGATGTTTCCGAGACGCTCGATGCACCGCTGGTGGCGCAGAATTATTCGCGGCTGGTCATCGACTGTAATCGCGATCCCAAAGAGGCGAGTTCGATTCCGAGGGTCAGTGAATTGACCGAAATCCCGGGCAACCTCGGGTTGACCGATAAAGAAAGGCTCGCGCGTCGCAACGAGATCTTCGCGCCCTATCACGATCGGATTCGCGCATTGCTCGACACGCGCGCCGCAACGGGACGTCCGACGATCCTCGTCGCTCAGCACAGCATGACCAACATTTTCAAAGGAGTTCCGCGCGAGATGCACGCGGCCGTACTGTATAATCGCGATCGTCGCTTTGCCGGATTGGTGTTGGACTTACTGCGCGGCGAAACCGATCTCATCATCGGCGACAACCAGCCCTACTTCGTCAGTGACGAAACTGACTACACGATACCGCATCACGGCGAAGGACGCGGTCTGCCACACGTCGAGATCGAAATTCGCCAGGACCTGCTGCTCGACAAGACCGGGCAGCACGAATGGGCGGCACGGATTGCTCGGGTGCTGCAAGCCGCAGAACGAGCTTTCTATGGAGCGATCAAATGA
- a CDS encoding isochorismatase family cysteine hydrolase yields the protein MGGTDCSGAASRRTSFLWSDQMSGSSNHPLSRDVEIAPAQTALLFVDVQNYNCNRDGSEYSNLDSAEKEQRYGYFFRMLSETALPNMVALQRACRAARIEVAYTVIESLTADGRDRSLDYKITGFNVPKGSPDAKVVDELAPLADEIVFPKTSSSVFISTNIDYVLRNLGTRYLIIAGCLTDQCVDSAVRDACDLGYLVTVPTDACVTQSAERHEWSLRNNRGYCRQITTARLLDEIARLASR from the coding sequence ATGGGCGGCACGGATTGCTCGGGTGCTGCAAGCCGCAGAACGAGCTTTCTATGGAGCGATCAAATGAGTGGCTCAAGCAACCACCCGCTGAGCCGCGATGTCGAGATCGCGCCTGCTCAGACCGCCCTGCTGTTCGTGGACGTTCAAAACTATAATTGCAACCGTGACGGGAGCGAATACTCAAACCTCGATTCGGCGGAAAAGGAACAACGTTACGGTTATTTTTTTCGCATGCTGAGCGAAACTGCGCTGCCCAACATGGTCGCCCTGCAACGAGCCTGTCGCGCCGCCAGAATTGAAGTCGCATACACAGTTATCGAGAGCCTGACCGCCGACGGCCGCGATCGGTCGCTCGATTACAAGATCACCGGCTTCAATGTCCCGAAAGGTTCGCCCGACGCGAAAGTCGTCGATGAGCTTGCGCCGCTAGCCGATGAAATCGTGTTCCCCAAAACGTCATCGTCGGTCTTCATATCGACTAATATCGACTATGTATTGCGGAATCTGGGCACTCGCTACTTGATAATCGCCGGCTGCCTGACGGATCAATGCGTCGACTCGGCGGTGCGCGATGCCTGCGATCTCGGTTACCTGGTGACTGTGCCGACAGATGCCTGCGTGACGCAGTCGGCAGAACGCCATGAGTGGTCACTGCGTAATAATCGTGGCTATTGCCGACAGATCACGACTGCAAGGCTGCTGGACGAGATCGCGCGTCTCGCCAGCAGGTGA